AATTCAATCTTTGTACGACAAAGGATTTCTCAATGAAATTGATGAATTCATAGATTACGGTCACAAACAAGGCTTACAGATTTTACTTGAAGTTCATACCAAAGAAGAATTTCAAAATGCATTAAAAACGAATGCAGATTTAATTGGAATAAATAATAGAAATTTGGATACTTTGGAGGTAGATCTCCAAACCACTGAGAATATTTTGGTAGGAGAGAGAAAATCAAGGCTTGTTTTATCTGAGAGTGGCATAGAGACACCGGAAGATATTCAATATCTAAAAAAGTGCGGTGCTGATGCATTTCTAATAGGTTCAAGCATTATGAAAAGTGACAACATTGAAGAACAGGTAAGAAGATTGGTGAATGCATATTGAAATATCCAAAAAATGGTAAATTTGGTGAATTTGGTGGAAAGTATATTCCAGAAACACTAGTTCCAGCAATAGAAGAATTAGAAGAAAATTATCTAAAATATAAAAACGATAAAAATTTCAAAAAAGAATTAGATTATTATCTTAAAGTGTATGCAGGACGTCCAACTCCATTATACTATGCAAAAAATTTGTCTGAAAAATTAGGAGGGGCAAAAATCTATCTTAAAAGAGAAGATCTCTTGCACGGAGGAGCACACAAAATTAACAATACTTTAGGACAAGCAATTCTTGCAAAAAAAATGAATAAAAAAAGAATCATTGCAGAAACAGGAGCAGGACAACATGGGGTTGCTACAGCTATGGCTTGTGCTGCGTTAGGAATGAAAGCAGAAGTATACATGGGATACAAAGATACGATAAGACAAAAACTCAATGTATTTCGCATGAATCTGTTAGGTTCAAAAGTACACCCAGTAAAATCAGGCTCACAAACACTCAAGGATGCAATTAATGAAGCAATCAGAGACTGGATTACAAATGTAGAGACAACATATTATCTTCTAGGATCCGCAGTAGGACCACATCCATATCCTGTAATGGTTAGGGATTTTCAAAGTGTGATAGGAAACGAGATAAAATTACAGATGAAAAAAATCAACAACAAAACACCTGATTCTGTCATTGCATGTGTTGGAGGAGGCTCCAATGCAATTGGAACCTTTTATCCACTTGTAGATTCAAATGCAGAGATTATTGGAGTAGAAGCTGCAGGTCATGGATTAAAAACAAAGATGCACTCTGCTACATTATCAGCAGGAAGTAAAGGAGTTTTACATGGAATGATGACATATTTACTTCAAGACAAAGAGGGTCAAGTTACTGAAACACATAGTATTTCAGCAGGGCTTGATTATCCAGGTGTAGGTCCTGAACATTCTTACTATAAGGATACTAAACGAGTAAAATATCGTTCTGCAACAGATACAGAAGTAATTGATGCATTTTTGATGCTAACTAGAACAGAGGGAATCATTCCAGCACTAGAATCAGCTCATGCAATTGCTGAAGCAATCAAGGTTGCTAGAAAAGGCAAGAAGTCAGAATCAATTGTAGTAACACTTTCTGGTAGAGGAGACAAAGATGTCGAAGAAGTGCAAAATTATTTGAATAAACATGTCAAAGATTAAAGAGAAATTTGCAGAAGTTGCTGCAAAAAATCAAAAAGCATTGATTGCATACATAATGGTAGGATATCCAAATGACAGTGTTACTTTATCAGCAGTAAGAGGTTTGGTAAAGGGCGGAGTAGATATTATTGAATTAGGATTTCCATTTTCAGACCCATTAGCAGATGGACCCACAATTCAAAATGCAAGCACCATATCGTTGAGTAAAGGAACAAAGATTAACAAATTTTTCAACATAGTTAAAAAAATCAGAAAAGAAACAGATATTCCATTAGTGTTGATGACATACACAAATATTTTGTATCATAGAGGGTATTCAAAATTCATCGCAGATGCCAAAAAAGCAGGAATTGACGGATTTATTCTACCAGATATGTCAATAGAAGAGTCAAAAGAATATTTACAAGCTGCAAAAAATAAAGCAGATACAATATTTTTAATTTCACCCAACACAAGTAAAAATAGAATTCAAAGAATTGCTAAAGCATCCACTGGGTTTTTGTATCTAGTATCAGTATTTGGAACAACTGGAATCAAGGCAGGAATAAAACAATACTCATTAAACGCCATTAAAGAAGTAAAAAAATTAACGAAGGAAAAAATACCAGTAGGGATAGGCTTTGGTATTTCAACTCCAGAAGATGTAAAAACATACATCAAAGCAGGAGCAGATGCAGTAATAGTAGGTAGTGCATTTCTAAAAATAATTGAAAAGACAGAACCTAACAGATTAGAAGCAAAGATTACGGCATTTACAAGAAGTCTCAAAAAAGAAACAATTCTAAAATAAGAACCGTCTTAGAGAGGTGGTCAAGTTTTCAGACTTGGATAGAGGGGAAACTCGATTTCAGTTATGACCACCAG
The window above is part of the Nitrosopumilus sp. genome. Proteins encoded here:
- the trpA gene encoding tryptophan synthase subunit alpha, which gives rise to MSKIKEKFAEVAAKNQKALIAYIMVGYPNDSVTLSAVRGLVKGGVDIIELGFPFSDPLADGPTIQNASTISLSKGTKINKFFNIVKKIRKETDIPLVLMTYTNILYHRGYSKFIADAKKAGIDGFILPDMSIEESKEYLQAAKNKADTIFLISPNTSKNRIQRIAKASTGFLYLVSVFGTTGIKAGIKQYSLNAIKEVKKLTKEKIPVGIGFGISTPEDVKTYIKAGADAVIVGSAFLKIIEKTEPNRLEAKITAFTRSLKKETILK
- the trpB gene encoding tryptophan synthase subunit beta; amino-acid sequence: MKYPKNGKFGEFGGKYIPETLVPAIEELEENYLKYKNDKNFKKELDYYLKVYAGRPTPLYYAKNLSEKLGGAKIYLKREDLLHGGAHKINNTLGQAILAKKMNKKRIIAETGAGQHGVATAMACAALGMKAEVYMGYKDTIRQKLNVFRMNLLGSKVHPVKSGSQTLKDAINEAIRDWITNVETTYYLLGSAVGPHPYPVMVRDFQSVIGNEIKLQMKKINNKTPDSVIACVGGGSNAIGTFYPLVDSNAEIIGVEAAGHGLKTKMHSATLSAGSKGVLHGMMTYLLQDKEGQVTETHSISAGLDYPGVGPEHSYYKDTKRVKYRSATDTEVIDAFLMLTRTEGIIPALESAHAIAEAIKVARKGKKSESIVVTLSGRGDKDVEEVQNYLNKHVKD